TCTTTCGATAAAAACCCGGAGAACAGGGGCAGACCCGCCAGCGCGGCCGCACAAACCACCCAGCCCACGAAGGTCAGCGGCATGGCTTTTCGCAGACCGCCCATCCGGCGCATGTCCTGCGTATGAATACCGTGAATGACCGACCCCGCGGCCAGAAACAATCCCGCTTTAAAAAACGCGTGGGTGGTCAGGTGAAAAAGCGCGCCAACGGCGTTGCCGGTTCCCATGCCGACGACCATCAGCCCGAGTTGCGAAACGGTGGAGTAAGCCAGTACTTTTTTGATGTCGGTCTGGTACAGCGCCGAATAAGCCGCCATCAGCATCGTAACAGTGCCGATGAGCGTAATGATTAGCAGGGCGTCGGGCGTTAGCAGAAAATGAATCCGGGCCAGCAGGAAAATACCGGCGGCCACCATCGTTGCCGCGTGAATCAGGGCCGACACCGGCGTGGGACCTTCCATGGCGTCGGGCAGCCAGGTTGTGAGCGGAAATTGGGCAGATTTACCGATGCAACCGCAAAACAGACAAAGCCCGGTTAGCGTAGCCAGCCGACCTTCCGAAACAAAAAGATCGGGAAGTTCGCTCAGGTCGGTGGTGCCGGATTGGAAAAGCAACAGAAAAATGCCGAGCAGGAAACCCGCGTCGCCGATGCGGTTCATGAGGAACGCTTTCTTGGCAGCCGCGGCCGCTTCGGGTTTGCGGAACCAGAAACCGATCAGCAGGTACGACGCAAGGCCGACAAGTTCCCAGAACGCGTACATCATGATCAGGTTACCGGCCAGAACGATGCCCAGCATGGAACCGACAAACAGACTCAGAAAGCCGAAATACCGGTAACGGTCCGGCTCATCGTGTACGTAGGAGATGGAATAAACCTGCACCAGCAGGGCGATGAAGTGCACAATGACCAGCATTAGCAGCGTCAGGGCATCAACGCGGAAGGTGATGGGAACCGAACGTCCCGGAACGGCCATCCATTCTGTGCGCAGGGTCAGAAGTTCGGAACCCGTTTGGGCGGTTAGCCAGATCGACAAACCCAAACCGACCAGCGTCAGCACCGCGGCCGCACCGCCCACCCAGCCGTTGATGCGTCGACCGGCCAATAGCCAGGCGCTCCCGCTCAGAAACGGCAGAAGAATAAGGAGCCAGAGAAGATTTCGGACGGTATTTTCGTCAAGCATCGCGCAAGATACGTGTGGACGGTCGGCGGGGCAAATATCCTGAATAAACGGGCCAATAAAAACAATTCGTCAATATTATGGGGATTATAGGGTATTCGTACTATTTATCCTCAATTCATCAAGGTAATACAGCGAGTTTGAAAACCGGAAACTAAATAATCTGAACAAAGGGGAGAAACGAACCGTTTAAGCTGGGCTGTGTGCAAATATTTAAAACTATTTCTATAAAAAATGGTAGTTTTAATACGTTCAGCTTAAAGACCGCACGCACCACCGACTTTGGAACATCGCTTTACGCATACGGATGAAACTTACTGGCAAGCGATTCGGATGGGCGATAAAACCGCGCTGGAAGCTTTGGCAACCCGGTATTATCGTCCGCTGTTCCACTATTGTACCCGCTTCACCGCCAACCACGCGCTGATCGAAGATTGCCTGCAGGATCTGTTTCTGGAGATTTGGGAGAAGAAAACCGCCCTGACCGATGTTAAATCGGTGAAAGCGTATCTTTTCACGGCGGTTCGTCACAACATGCTGCACCGGGTTCGGCGCGACCATCTGTTTACGGCGTTTGATGAAACGGATGAGGCCGAAAACCCGATTTTTGACCCGGAACGGCTGCTGCTGGTCCACGAACACGAGCAAACGCAAAAGGACCTGCTCAAACAATCGCTGGACCAGTTGCCCCGGCGACAGCGCGAAGCCATCTACCTGCGCTATTACGAAGAACTCTCTTACGAAGAAATTGCGTCCGTGATGGGCCTGAACCGGCAGGTGGTGGCCAATTACCTGCAACACGCGCTGCTTACCCTGCGCAAACACTGCCGAAACGTGCTGCTGGATGGCTGGGTCGGAACGGTGTTGGCGCTGCTTTTCAGCTAACAAAGCGGTCGTTACGGTTCATCCGGGCTTAAACAGGCCAAAATGAAAAGCACCATCGCGGCTGCCGATGCCACCGATCGGACGGCATTGAGCCGGTTCCACGGCCCTTCAAACTGCGCTCGTTGCCGGGCTAATTCGTCGGCTGAGGTCGACAGCAGTTGCAGGGAATCCAGTTGATTATTCAGCGGAATATTGCCCAGAACGGTTACGCCAAACGCCCCAACCCAATACACCAGCGAAGCCGCAGCCAGCAACCAGAAACGCACGGACGTGGGGCGGCTGTACTGAAGCCACGCGCTGA
This Larkinella insperata DNA region includes the following protein-coding sequences:
- the nuoL gene encoding NADH-quinone oxidoreductase subunit L; this encodes MLDENTVRNLLWLLILLPFLSGSAWLLAGRRINGWVGGAAAVLTLVGLGLSIWLTAQTGSELLTLRTEWMAVPGRSVPITFRVDALTLLMLVIVHFIALLVQVYSISYVHDEPDRYRYFGFLSLFVGSMLGIVLAGNLIMMYAFWELVGLASYLLIGFWFRKPEAAAAAKKAFLMNRIGDAGFLLGIFLLLFQSGTTDLSELPDLFVSEGRLATLTGLCLFCGCIGKSAQFPLTTWLPDAMEGPTPVSALIHAATMVAAGIFLLARIHFLLTPDALLIITLIGTVTMLMAAYSALYQTDIKKVLAYSTVSQLGLMVVGMGTGNAVGALFHLTTHAFFKAGLFLAAGSVIHGIHTQDMRRMGGLRKAMPLTFVGWVVCAAALAGLPLFSGFLSKEAILTGAFQWAGQQGGWTYLIPVLAVLSSGLTACYMARQGRLVFFGEVRNPEATHHSPAHESGLMMTVPILLLAALSIGFVFAGNPLSAGHSWFFRVFPPLGEPEEHLWIAVLSVSVAALGNWLGWRMPVIPESTTQSRLSEHNWYLDGFYKRLIVRPFVQFSRFSYRFDQRVIDQIVNLIGMGNVVLAHIVGWIDRNIVDGLVNGASWLAYRLGGLTRSVQNGRVQSYIASAVIGLILILWFLI
- a CDS encoding RNA polymerase sigma factor; translation: MEHRFTHTDETYWQAIRMGDKTALEALATRYYRPLFHYCTRFTANHALIEDCLQDLFLEIWEKKTALTDVKSVKAYLFTAVRHNMLHRVRRDHLFTAFDETDEAENPIFDPERLLLVHEHEQTQKDLLKQSLDQLPRRQREAIYLRYYEELSYEEIASVMGLNRQVVANYLQHALLTLRKHCRNVLLDGWVGTVLALLFS
- a CDS encoding anthrone oxygenase family protein, with the translated sequence MKLTHFVLMVAGTTTALMAGIFYAFSCAVNLGLGRLSDTNYLTAFQSINRTIQNPVFFVAFFGAPFFLSLSAWLQYSRPTSVRFWLLAAASLVYWVGAFGVTVLGNIPLNNQLDSLQLLSTSADELARQRAQFEGPWNRLNAVRSVASAAAMVLFILACLSPDEP